Within Thermodesulfobacteriota bacterium, the genomic segment CATAAAAGCCAGTAGCGTGTTTGCAGTCATCAATATAAGGGGTTGGGTTCTTTCTTCTCTTATATTTAAATGAAAGTCTGACACAATTCCTTTTCTGACTAGATAGATTATATATAGAGTCGGAGGCAAGACAGTAAGTGCAATGTAGAGCGCAATCCAGGTAAGTGCAGACTCGTCATTTAAGCCGTAGGCAGCGATAACAACCGCTGCTATTGCAATTGTAAGCGGGCTTAAAACGCCTGAAATTATCCTTGCCCATCTGTTTTTCCATTCAGGGGAAACTATTACATATTCAGACAATCGCGTGTAATAACTTTTGTTTATCTGCATCTCTAGCCTATCCTAACTAAACCCTTAAGACCAATAACCCCAGTCGTAACTGCGCCATCTGCGTGGTATAAGGTTAAAATATAATAATGAACACCTTGTGATTGAATGTAAAGTCTTTCTTATTAATCCCATTTCTAATCTTCTATGATCTGTTGCATAAACTACCAATTTGGGATCGTATAGCGGCTTGTATCCATTTTGCTTTACGCGCCATGCAAGCTCAGAGTCTTCATTGCATGTAAGCTCTAAATCAAAGCCGCCTGATTTCTCATAAGCCCCTTTAGTTATTATACAATTTGAGCCTGAAGCTGCAGGAACGCCAATTGAATCTATTATATACTGTCCGTGAGAAAACAGTTTGTAATATGTCGCGTACTCGCCTGCGGATAGTTTTGGCCCGTAAATTAGATCATACCCCTCATACTCAAGAAGCTTGTCAAAATAGCCCGGCGCAAATTCTATATCTGCATCTGTAAATATTAGCCATTTGGTTTTAGCGAAATCGGATCCTATTTGTCTTGCTTGTGTTACAGAGCACAATTCTTTTATCACAGATGTATTTAGAGCTCTTTGCTCTGCGATGATCTCTGCTGTTTCATCTTC encodes:
- a CDS encoding glycosyltransferase; amino-acid sequence: MMKNIEEFTIILPTRNEAHNIGKFLKSIPEEIKLIVVDSSEDETAEIIAEQRALNTSVIKELCSVTQARQIGSDFAKTKWLIFTDADIEFAPGYFDKLLEYEGYDLIYGPKLSAGEYATYYKLFSHGQYIIDSIGVPAASGSNCIITKGAYEKSGGFDLELTCNEDSELAWRVKQNGYKPLYDPKLVVYATDHRRLEMGLIRKTLHSITRCSLLYFNLIPRRWRSYDWGYWS